GAACAGTGTGTCTGGTAAGAGCATCAACTAGATTGTACGTGCTTCTCTTGGCCGAATTCCACAGGCCATTACCATAACTGTATATGTGGTAAACTAAGGATTAGAGTCTCCTCATTGTGCAATAAGTATATATAACAAAATGTTTCGTAGTTACCCAATAACCCAGAAGTCATAGCCGTCAAGATGCCAAGATTGCAtagttttttcatcattttgaaagacaatttcaagaaaatcatGGAGGTTGGCAGACATAACGGAGGTAGATAAGAATGCAGCACCACCAGAAGGAGAGCTTTCGATGGAATCCACACTAAAGACTCCAGGGATGCCAAAGTAGTCAGCCAGCTTCAGTGGGGTATCAGAATTAATATAGGATACCCTGTTAACTGCATAGCGCTGCTTTCCATTTATTAAAGGAGCTGAATTGGCCAACACAATGGTCTTTGTTGGTGTAATCTTTCCATAGTGATATGAGCCCTGAGGATTTGGCCTGGCAGCACTCGCTGTCAAGTTCCACCtgcaagaaaaacaacaaggaAATGGTGAGAAACAATCGTTCTACTCGAAAATCAAATGAATCAACTCAACTTGAGCAGATGGAAAACAAGGTCAAATTTTCTGAAGTTTTATATACTTGTAAGTTCGTGCTTGCATCATGGACCCATGATATCCGTAAGACGGAGCCGCCGGCAAAGGTCCAGAGGCTGGGGTCCGAGAGTTTGAGTAGTGTAAAACTGCTGTTGTTGTTAGAATCTTCCTATTAAAACGTGTAGATGCAATGATGTAGTAATCCTTTGGACCCTGGTTTAAGGTTACTAAGACAGCAACGGATTGGCCAACATGCACATCAAGCGAGTCATATATGTTCTGAACAGTGTGAGATCCCTCAACCTCAACTAACTTCATGCTGTGGCCCTGAATTCTGAAGTTTAATGAGGTTGACATCCCCACATTTGAAATCCTGAACATATAGGTTTTACCTgaagataaaaggaaaatattgttgggaaaaataatttgtgaaaGAGTATGATTAGAATGGTTTAAATGCTGAATATCGTGGAAGGAACCAAGAGAATTATAGTGCAATGTATGACCTTGATCACCACTGAAGGTAGAataagtttggccatttataaGTACTCCGTCAGGAAAGGGAAGAGCTCTGCCTGAGTCCAAGTATGCCTGTAAGGTCTGTAAAATGAAAACTGATTAACATGGACAGTGGTGCCAAGACAGGAAGACAGGACTTCCAAAAGAAGCTATGACATTTGCACAGGAAACTTGGTCCAGGAAACGTGTAGAACTAATTTATTAAACCACTGCTCTATGGCATCAGAGGGGCCTGCAATGGATCATTACCAGCCATATAATAATGATCAAGATTCCACCTCATTGACATGATTTTCAGCACACTCATGGTTCAATAGGTTGTGTtccaaaggaaaaggaaaccaAAACATAGCAGCTTGTTAACAACAATAAATCTCGAGTGCTATCTCATCCACGAAGGGGAGGCATAATTCccaaagcaagaaagaaaagaattcaGTCATTTCGGTTAATCTCAGAGAAAATAGGAGTAAAATTCATAACCACAGGCTCTCGTCACCCAGTTGCTGTTCTGGGCAATAGGCTAATGTTTTggaagtaaataaaaacaaaaaacacaccCAAATAACATAACTCAAACATCAATGGGAATGTCTTGGTACTGAACAAAATATCAGGACCGGAATTTTCGAAGAAATACAGAACATATCTAGatagtaaagaaaagaaaagagaacaccTTCAAAGTAAAAGGAAA
This Populus alba chromosome 7, ASM523922v2, whole genome shotgun sequence DNA region includes the following protein-coding sequences:
- the LOC118047824 gene encoding L-ascorbate oxidase homolog isoform X1, coding for MGNAVLLHLLCGVLAVWSASLVNADDPYRYYTWTVTYGTVKLLDVPQQVILINGQFPGPRLDVVTNDNIILNLFNKLDQPFLLTWNGIKQRKNSWQDGVLGTNCPIPPNSNYTYKFQTKDQIGSFTYFPSTLLHRAAGGYGAINIYERPRIPIPFPVPDGDFTLLIGDWYKTSHKTLQAYLDSGRALPFPDGVLINGQTYSTFSGDQGKTYMFRISNVGMSTSLNFRIQGHSMKLVEVEGSHTVQNIYDSLDVHVGQSVAVLVTLNQGPKDYYIIASTRFNRKILTTTAVLHYSNSRTPASGPLPAAPSYGYHGSMMQARTYKWNLTASAARPNPQGSYHYGKITPTKTIVLANSAPLINGKQRYAVNRVSYINSDTPLKLADYFGIPGVFSVDSIESSPSGGAAFLSTSVMSANLHDFLEIVFQNDEKTMQSWHLDGYDFWVIGYGNGLWNSAKRSTYNLVDALTRHTVQVYPKSWTAIYVSLDNQGMWNMRSAIWERQYLGQQFYLRVWTQVHSLANEYDIPSNALRCGKASGIHS
- the LOC118047824 gene encoding L-ascorbate oxidase homolog isoform X2 — its product is MGNAVLLHLLCGVLAVWSASLVNADDPYRYYTWTVTYGTVKLLDVPQQVILINGQFPGPRLDVVTNDNIILNLFNKLDQPFLLTWNGIKQRKNSWQDGVLGTNCPIPPNSNYTYKFQTKDQIGSFTYFPSTLLHRAAGGYGAINIYERPRIPIPFPVPDGDFTLLIGDWYKTSHKTLQAYLDSGRALPFPDGVLINGQTYSTFSGDQGKTYMFRISNVGMSTSLNFRIQGHSMKLVEVEGSHTVQNIYDSLDVHVGQSVAVLVTLNQGPKDYYIIASTRFNRKILTTTAVLHYSNSRTPASGPLPAAPSYGYHGSMMQARTYKWNLTASAARPNPQGSYHYGKITPTKTIVLANSAPLINGKQRYAVNRVSYINSDTPLKLADYFGIPGVFSVDSIESSPSGGAAFLSTSVMSANLHDFLEIVFQNDEKTMQSWHLDGYDFWVIGYGNGLWNSAKRSTYNLVDALTRHTVQVYPKSWTAIYVSLDNQGMWNMRSAIWERQYLGQQFYLRVWTQVHSLANEYDIPSNALRCGKAIGIHS